A region from the Panicum hallii strain FIL2 chromosome 1, PHallii_v3.1, whole genome shotgun sequence genome encodes:
- the LOC112895938 gene encoding pentatricopeptide repeat-containing protein At4g36680, mitochondrial-like, protein MTALAILLRHGRRAHAQARGIPLSRALSTTTAGTDPGALSVADATRRLRREHDPDRAVSILEAIDTASISAASTRHALSLAARRLSRSRRFADAEALLSSHLPASTTEPHLAAVLCSYASANLPEKALDAFRSTATSLPTPISPLPFNALLSAFLRCRRHHRVPVLFSELSKEFSITPDATSYGILVKAYCMSRDDVKAKQALDQMREQGISPTTSIYTTLMDSMYKQKKTEEAEHLWKEMVESGCKPDVATYNVKAMNYGLHGKPEEVQEVMMEMEAAGVKPDTITYNFLMTCYCRNGKVEDAKVLYHSLAEKGCSANAATYKHMLAALCAHGDFDAGLGIVKESLKRHKVPDFRTMKGLVEGLAKGGRVAEAKTVVAEVKKRFPENLLSGWMKLEKELGLDSDSIDNTLQSKGTSGETVVESKPVAADAEALEREGSALEENAVSEESSDDEVPGHEVSSSEEMPRGPA, encoded by the coding sequence ATGACTGCGCTCGCGATCCTcctccgccacggccgccgcgcccacGCCCAGGCCCGCGGCATCCCCCTCTCCCGTGCGCTCTCCACCACCACAGCCGGCACTGACCCCGGCGCCCTCTCGGTGGCCGACGCCACGCGGCGCCTCCGCCGCGAGCACGATCCGGACCGCGCGGTCTCCATCCTGGAGGCCATCGACACGGCCTCCATCTCGGCCGCCTCCACCCGCCACGCGCTCTCactggccgcgcgccgcctctCCCGCTCCCGCCGCTTCGCCGACGCGGAGGCGCTCCTCTCCTCCCATCTCCCCGCGTCCACCACCGagccccacctcgccgccgtcctctgCTCCTACGCCTCCGCCAACCTTCCCGAGAAGGCCCTCGACGCCTTCCGCTCCACTGCGACGTCCCTCCCAACCCCCATCTCCCCGCTCCCCTTCAACGCCCTCCTCTCCGCCTTCCTACgatgccgccgccaccaccgcgtCCCTGTCCTCTTCTCCGAGCTCTCCAAGGAGTTCTCCATCACCCCCGACGCCACATCCTACGGCATCCTTGTCAAGGCCTACTGCATGAGCCGCGACGATGTTAAGGCGAAACAAGCCTTGGATCAAATGCGTGAGCAAGGTATCTCGCCGACCACCAGTATCTACACCACGTTGATGGATTCAATGTATAAGCAGAAGAAGACTGAGGAAGCCGAGCACTTGTGGAAGGAGATGGTAGAGAGTGGATGCAAGCCCGATGTGGCAACGTACAATGTGAAAGCCATGAACTATGGACTCCATGGGAAACCGGAAGAGGTACAGGAGGTGATGATGGAGATGGAGGCGGCTGGAGTGAAGCCAGACACCATCACCTACAATTTCCTCATGACTTGCTATTGCAGGAATGGAAAAGTGGAGGATGCCAAGGTTCTGTACCATTCACTAGCTGAGAAGGGGTGCTCCGCAAATGCTGCTACGTACAAGCACATGTTGGCAGCGCTGTGTGCCCATGGCGACTTTGATGCTGGGTTGGGCATCGTCAAGGAAAGCTTGAAGAGGCACAAGGTGCCAGATTTTAGGACAATGAAAGGGTTGGTTGAGGGATTGGCAAAGGGAGGCAGGGTGGCTGAGGCCAAGACGGTTGTTGCGGAGGTGAAGAAGAGGTTCCCAGAGAATTTGTTGTCTGGGTGGATGAAGCTTGAGAAGGAGCTTGGGTTGGACTCGGATAGCATAGACAACACTCTTCAGTCAAAAGGTACATCTGGAGAAACTGTTGTGGAGTCAAAGCCTGTTGCCGCAGATGCAGAGGCACTTGAGCGGGAAGGATCTGCCCTTGAAGAAAATGCTGTATCAGAAGAATCCAGCGATGATGAAGTGCCTGGGCATGAGGTATCCTCTAGTGAGGAAATGCCACGAGGTCCCGCCTAA
- the LOC112873739 gene encoding casein kinase 1 isoform X2 — translation MEHVIGGKFKLGKKIGSGSFGELYLGVNIQSGEEVAIKLESVKSRHPQLHYESKLYMLLQGGTGIPHLKWFGVEGEYNVMVIDLLGPSLEDLFNFCSRRFSLKTVLMLADQMIARVEYMHTRGFLHRDIKPDNFLMGLGRKASQVYVIDYGLAKKYRDLQTHKHIPYRENKNLTGTARYASVNTHLGVEQSRRDDLESLGYVLMYFLRGSLPWQGLKAGTKKQKYDKISEKKMLTSIEALCKSYPSEFTTYFHYCRSLRFEDKPDYSYLKKIFRDLFIREGYQHDYVFDWTVARQAADNNRLRLSGRGGLVGPSADRAERAAARQDVPDRFPGPVDAFGRRTGSGSGHYGEHTKHRSLLDTLLAPKTTVDSDRRRPSSSRNGSTSRKALLSSSRGSGDPSDPNRSSHLVPTSSGSSRPSTNLRLHQSTGLEGRTSSLSKPGRVVHDDPTMRNFERLTISADRRK, via the exons ATGGAGCACGTGATCGGAGGGAAGTTTAAGCTGGGGAAGAAGATTGGGAGCGGATCTTTCGGGGAGCTCTACCTCG GCGTCAACATACAgagcggcgaggaggtggctaTCAAGTTG GAATCTGTCAAATCAAGGCATCCTCAGCTTCATTATGAGTCAAAGCTATATATGCTTCTCCAAGGGGGAA CTGGGATTCCTCATTTGAAGTGGTTCGGAGTGGAGGGGGAGTACAATGTCATGGTCATTGATCTTCTTGGTCCAAGTCTGGAGGACTTATTCAACTTCTGCAGCAGAAGATTCTCTCTTAAAACAGTACTTATGCTAGCTGATCAGATG ATAGCCAGGGTAGAGTACATGCACACGAGGGGGTTTCTTCACCGTGATATCAAGCCAGACAACTTCCTTATGGGCTTAGGCCGTAAAGCAAGCCAG GTTTATGTCATTGACTATGGCCTTGCGAAGAAGTATCGGGACCTCCAAACTCATAAGCACATACCATACAG GGAGAACAAAAATCTCACAGGAACAGCACGATATGCTAGTGTAAACACCCATCTTGGAGTAG AACAAAGCAGGAGAGACGACCTAGAGTCCCTTGGTTACGTGCTGATGTATTTCTTGAGAGGAAG CCTTCCTTGGCAAGGCTTGAAAGCCGGCACAAAAAAACAGAAGTATGACAAAATTAGTGAGAAGAAAATGCTAACTTCAATAGAG GCCCTCTGTAAATCTTATCCATCAGAATTCACTACATACTTCCATTATTGCCGATCTTTGCGATTTGAAGATAAGCCAGACTATAGCTATTTGAAGAAAATCTTCCGGGATTTATTCATCCGTGAAG GGTACCAGCATGATTATGTCTTTGATTGGACTGTAGCAAGGCAAGCTGCGGACAATAACAGATTGCGA CTGAGTGGGAGAGGTGGGTTGGTGGGACCATCGGCAGACCGGGCTGAGCGGGCTGCAG CGAGACAGGATGTTCCGGATAGATTCCCCGGTCCAGTTGATGCATTTGGTAGAAGAACCGGCTCTGGTTCTGGCCATTATGGTGAACACACAAAGCACAGATCTCTATTGGATACACTTTTAGCACCCAAGACG ACTGTTGATTCGGATAGAAGGCGGCCTTCATCGTCGCGGAATGGGAGCACGTCAAGGAAGGCCCTTCTGTCAAGCAGCAGAGGCTCTGGAGATCCCAGTGACCCGAATCGCAGTAGCCACCTAGTCCcgaccagcagcggcagcagccgcCCATCAACTAATCTAAGGCTTCATCAGTCAACAGGACTTGAGGGCAGGACCTCATCATTGTCGAAACCAGGAAGAGTCGTCCATGATGATCCCACTATGAGGAACTTTGAACGCCTTACTATCAGTGCAGACAGGAGGaaatga
- the LOC112873739 gene encoding casein kinase 1 isoform X1 — protein MEHVIGGKFKLGKKIGSGSFGELYLGVNIQSGEEVAIKLESVKSRHPQLHYESKLYMLLQGGTGIPHLKWFGVEGEYNVMVIDLLGPSLEDLFNFCSRRFSLKTVLMLADQMIARVEYMHTRGFLHRDIKPDNFLMGLGRKASQVYVIDYGLAKKYRDLQTHKHIPYRENKNLTGTARYASVNTHLGVEQSRRDDLESLGYVLMYFLRGSLPWQGLKAGTKKQKYDKISEKKMLTSIEVIDLFRTKFFNNHKLLFCWIVIYCCPCFSQFVQALCKSYPSEFTTYFHYCRSLRFEDKPDYSYLKKIFRDLFIREGYQHDYVFDWTVARQAADNNRLRLSGRGGLVGPSADRAERAAARQDVPDRFPGPVDAFGRRTGSGSGHYGEHTKHRSLLDTLLAPKTTVDSDRRRPSSSRNGSTSRKALLSSSRGSGDPSDPNRSSHLVPTSSGSSRPSTNLRLHQSTGLEGRTSSLSKPGRVVHDDPTMRNFERLTISADRRK, from the exons ATGGAGCACGTGATCGGAGGGAAGTTTAAGCTGGGGAAGAAGATTGGGAGCGGATCTTTCGGGGAGCTCTACCTCG GCGTCAACATACAgagcggcgaggaggtggctaTCAAGTTG GAATCTGTCAAATCAAGGCATCCTCAGCTTCATTATGAGTCAAAGCTATATATGCTTCTCCAAGGGGGAA CTGGGATTCCTCATTTGAAGTGGTTCGGAGTGGAGGGGGAGTACAATGTCATGGTCATTGATCTTCTTGGTCCAAGTCTGGAGGACTTATTCAACTTCTGCAGCAGAAGATTCTCTCTTAAAACAGTACTTATGCTAGCTGATCAGATG ATAGCCAGGGTAGAGTACATGCACACGAGGGGGTTTCTTCACCGTGATATCAAGCCAGACAACTTCCTTATGGGCTTAGGCCGTAAAGCAAGCCAG GTTTATGTCATTGACTATGGCCTTGCGAAGAAGTATCGGGACCTCCAAACTCATAAGCACATACCATACAG GGAGAACAAAAATCTCACAGGAACAGCACGATATGCTAGTGTAAACACCCATCTTGGAGTAG AACAAAGCAGGAGAGACGACCTAGAGTCCCTTGGTTACGTGCTGATGTATTTCTTGAGAGGAAG CCTTCCTTGGCAAGGCTTGAAAGCCGGCACAAAAAAACAGAAGTATGACAAAATTAGTGAGAAGAAAATGCTAACTTCAATAGAGGTAATTGATTTATTTCGCACAAAGTTTTTTAACAATCATAAGTTACTGTTCTGTTGGATTGTAATCTATTGCTGCCCATGTTTTTCACAATTTGTGCAGGCCCTCTGTAAATCTTATCCATCAGAATTCACTACATACTTCCATTATTGCCGATCTTTGCGATTTGAAGATAAGCCAGACTATAGCTATTTGAAGAAAATCTTCCGGGATTTATTCATCCGTGAAG GGTACCAGCATGATTATGTCTTTGATTGGACTGTAGCAAGGCAAGCTGCGGACAATAACAGATTGCGA CTGAGTGGGAGAGGTGGGTTGGTGGGACCATCGGCAGACCGGGCTGAGCGGGCTGCAG CGAGACAGGATGTTCCGGATAGATTCCCCGGTCCAGTTGATGCATTTGGTAGAAGAACCGGCTCTGGTTCTGGCCATTATGGTGAACACACAAAGCACAGATCTCTATTGGATACACTTTTAGCACCCAAGACG ACTGTTGATTCGGATAGAAGGCGGCCTTCATCGTCGCGGAATGGGAGCACGTCAAGGAAGGCCCTTCTGTCAAGCAGCAGAGGCTCTGGAGATCCCAGTGACCCGAATCGCAGTAGCCACCTAGTCCcgaccagcagcggcagcagccgcCCATCAACTAATCTAAGGCTTCATCAGTCAACAGGACTTGAGGGCAGGACCTCATCATTGTCGAAACCAGGAAGAGTCGTCCATGATGATCCCACTATGAGGAACTTTGAACGCCTTACTATCAGTGCAGACAGGAGGaaatga